Proteins found in one Corynebacterium zhongnanshanii genomic segment:
- the pgsA gene encoding phosphatidylinositol phosphate synthase, which translates to MLSVHGRKPAAVVVEPIAKWLTRMGLTPNSVTLIGTVISVALALWLIPTGHHFAAAVLIGITVATDMVDGTMARLRGGGTNFGATLDATCDRIADGAIFGALCLWFAGINDANVVPDYPLMAVCLVIVVASQVTSYVKARAEASSIKIVGGLVERPERLIISLVCLGLDGLGVPHVLAWGLWVLAAGSVYTVVERLVIASRDPKAGEHIAAPAGARTFDHAEDR; encoded by the coding sequence ATGCTGAGCGTACATGGGAGAAAACCCGCTGCGGTGGTGGTGGAGCCTATCGCCAAGTGGCTGACCCGGATGGGACTCACCCCGAATTCGGTGACCCTCATCGGTACCGTGATTTCGGTGGCCCTGGCGTTGTGGCTGATCCCGACAGGCCATCACTTCGCCGCTGCGGTGCTCATCGGGATTACTGTGGCCACGGATATGGTCGATGGCACCATGGCGCGCTTGCGTGGCGGCGGCACGAACTTCGGCGCCACGCTGGATGCCACCTGCGACCGTATCGCAGACGGGGCGATCTTTGGGGCGCTGTGCCTGTGGTTCGCCGGGATTAACGACGCCAACGTGGTCCCGGATTACCCGCTCATGGCCGTGTGCCTGGTGATCGTGGTCGCCAGCCAGGTCACGAGCTATGTCAAGGCACGCGCCGAGGCTTCCAGTATCAAGATCGTCGGCGGTCTGGTCGAACGCCCGGAGCGGCTCATCATCTCCCTGGTGTGTTTGGGCCTTGACGGTCTAGGGGTTCCTCACGTGCTGGCATGGGGCTTGTGGGTGTTGGCCGCCGGCTCGGTGTACACGGTGGTGGAGCGGCTGGTGATCGCGTCCCGCGATCCCAAGGCTGGCGAGCACATTGCGGCGCCCGCGGGCGCCCGCACCTTCGATCACGCCGAGGACCGATAA
- a CDS encoding HIT family protein, with the protein MGDEPRRDDGLLRLWAPYRTAYIAESSRADDPFVELPQRSDEDGLIIARGQTVFCVLNLFPYNPGHMMVVPYRKVADYTELTDEETLEMAEFTKHALRTLRAVSHPDAVTVGLNLGKAAGGSVPDHIHQHIVPRWVGDANFMMVLSGTKVLPQTLQETRALLADAWPGIAESERTHS; encoded by the coding sequence ATGGGGGATGAACCCCGCCGAGATGATGGGCTACTACGCTTGTGGGCTCCGTACCGCACGGCGTATATCGCCGAAAGTAGTCGCGCGGATGATCCTTTTGTGGAGCTGCCTCAGCGCAGTGATGAGGACGGCCTGATCATTGCCCGTGGGCAGACTGTGTTCTGCGTGCTCAACCTGTTTCCCTATAATCCGGGTCACATGATGGTGGTGCCGTATCGCAAGGTGGCCGATTACACGGAGCTGACCGATGAGGAGACCCTGGAGATGGCGGAGTTTACCAAGCACGCCCTCCGGACGCTGCGTGCCGTGTCCCATCCTGATGCGGTGACGGTGGGCCTGAACCTGGGTAAGGCAGCCGGGGGCAGCGTTCCCGACCATATCCATCAGCACATCGTGCCTCGCTGGGTGGGGGATGCGAACTTCATGATGGTGCTCAGTGGTACGAAGGTGTTGCCCCAGACTCTTCAGGAGACCCGAGCACTGCTGGCCGACGCATGGCCCGGCATAGCCGAGAGCGAAAGGACACACTCGTAG
- the thrS gene encoding threonine--tRNA ligase yields the protein MRPLELPNKGADAIVCVKDPEGNLRDLAWTPAQDTEVTAVPAFTEEGRSVIRHSTAHVLAQAVQKEFPGTKLGIGPAIENGFYYDFDVKEPFTPEDLQRIEKTMKKIIKSGQKFERKAYDSIEDARGEYQEEPYKMELIDDKGNVDPNSDEATEVGAGELTAYSNINPRTGEVEWYDLCRGPHVPTTRYIPAFAITRSSAAYWRGDQDNAGLQRIYGTAWETKEALEEYQALLEEAEKRDHRRLGAELDLFSFPDEIGSGFPVFHPKGGIIRLEMEEHSRRRHIESGYSFVNTPHITKGELFEKSGHLDFYKEGMFPPLQLDAEYDDEGNVTKPGADYYAKPMNCPMHNLIFASRGRSYRELPLRLFEFGTVYRYEKSGVIHGLTRARGFTQDDAHIYCTEDQLEQELTTVLDFIISLLRDYGLTDFYLELSTKDPKKFVGSDEIWERSTEILQRVATNSGLELVPDPAGAAFYGPKISVQARDAIGRTWQMSTVQLDFNLPERFNLEYTAPDGSKQRPIMIHRALFGSIERFFGVLLEHYAGAFPAWLAPHQVMGIPVADDFNGYLEDVATQLRAQGIRAEVDTSDDRMQKKIRNHTTSRIPFMLLVGGRDVEAGAVSFRFIDGTQVNGVPKDKAVEMIVRWVASRRNEQPTKDNVESVLEELA from the coding sequence ATGCGCCCACTGGAGCTTCCCAACAAGGGAGCCGACGCCATCGTGTGCGTAAAGGACCCAGAGGGTAACCTGCGCGATTTGGCGTGGACCCCAGCACAGGACACTGAGGTCACCGCAGTGCCAGCCTTCACCGAGGAAGGCCGCTCCGTCATTCGCCACTCCACGGCTCACGTGCTCGCCCAGGCTGTGCAAAAAGAGTTCCCAGGAACGAAGCTCGGCATCGGACCGGCGATCGAGAATGGGTTCTACTACGACTTCGATGTGAAGGAGCCCTTCACGCCAGAGGACCTGCAGCGCATCGAAAAGACGATGAAGAAGATCATCAAGTCCGGGCAGAAGTTCGAGCGCAAGGCCTATGACTCCATCGAGGACGCGCGCGGCGAGTACCAGGAAGAGCCCTACAAGATGGAGCTCATCGACGACAAGGGCAACGTAGACCCCAACTCCGATGAGGCCACCGAGGTAGGGGCGGGGGAGCTCACGGCGTACTCGAACATCAACCCCCGCACCGGCGAGGTGGAATGGTACGACCTGTGCCGCGGCCCCCACGTGCCCACCACCCGGTACATCCCGGCCTTCGCCATCACCCGCAGCTCCGCCGCATATTGGCGCGGCGACCAGGACAATGCCGGACTGCAGCGCATTTACGGTACGGCATGGGAAACGAAGGAGGCGCTGGAGGAATACCAGGCGCTGCTGGAGGAAGCGGAAAAGCGTGACCACCGCCGCCTGGGCGCAGAGCTGGACCTCTTCAGCTTCCCCGACGAGATCGGCTCCGGCTTCCCGGTCTTCCACCCGAAGGGCGGCATCATCCGCCTGGAGATGGAGGAGCACTCCCGCCGCCGCCACATCGAGTCCGGCTACTCCTTCGTGAACACCCCGCACATCACCAAGGGCGAGCTGTTCGAGAAGTCCGGCCACCTGGACTTCTACAAGGAGGGCATGTTCCCTCCGTTGCAGTTGGACGCGGAGTACGACGACGAGGGCAACGTCACCAAGCCAGGCGCGGACTACTACGCCAAGCCGATGAACTGCCCGATGCACAACCTGATTTTCGCATCCCGCGGCCGCTCCTATCGTGAGCTTCCCTTGCGCTTGTTCGAGTTCGGTACGGTATACCGCTACGAGAAGTCCGGCGTGATCCATGGACTGACTCGCGCACGCGGCTTCACCCAGGATGACGCGCACATTTACTGCACCGAAGACCAGCTGGAGCAGGAGCTGACGACGGTTCTGGACTTCATCATCTCCCTGCTGCGCGACTACGGGCTGACCGACTTCTACCTGGAGCTGTCCACGAAGGACCCGAAGAAGTTCGTGGGCTCCGACGAGATTTGGGAGCGGTCCACGGAGATTCTGCAGCGTGTGGCCACCAACTCCGGACTGGAGCTGGTGCCGGATCCTGCCGGCGCTGCCTTTTATGGTCCGAAGATTTCCGTGCAGGCGCGGGACGCCATCGGCCGTACGTGGCAGATGTCCACGGTGCAGTTGGACTTCAACCTGCCTGAGCGTTTCAACCTCGAGTACACGGCACCGGATGGCTCCAAGCAGCGTCCGATCATGATCCACCGCGCCCTGTTCGGCTCCATCGAGCGTTTCTTCGGTGTGCTCCTGGAGCACTACGCGGGCGCATTCCCAGCATGGCTGGCTCCTCACCAGGTCATGGGCATCCCCGTGGCTGACGATTTCAACGGATACCTGGAGGACGTGGCCACGCAGCTGCGTGCGCAGGGCATCCGCGCCGAGGTGGATACCAGCGATGACCGCATGCAAAAAAAGATCCGCAATCACACCACCAGCAGGATTCCGTTCATGTTGCTGGTCGGCGGACGCGATGTGGAGGCAGGCGCTGTGTCCTTCCGTTTCATCGACGGAACTCAGGTCAACGGCGTGCCGAAGGACAAGGCCGTGGAGATGATCGTTCGCTGGGTGGCGTCCCGTCGTAACGAACAGCCCACGAAGGACAACGTGGAGAGCGTTTTGGAGGAACTGGCGTAA
- a CDS encoding Dyp-type peroxidase, whose protein sequence is MNDHRISRRGFFAGVGLAGAATVLASCQEDTHAQSKRTAGQQVDSNEPIAFDGPYQAGIETPPQSNAILIAYNLTKKDAPVADLKKDLRRLLKVWTQDARTLCAGGEPLADLEHDMNEPGARLTITFGLSPELLAALGLASDSKIPTWVPKYVDGIPSFPTDQLQKQWVGGDIILQICGDNLTSVSHAARHLTRAGAHYCTPHWTQRGFLDAPDGHTPRNLLGFKDGTAQPRNQDDYDHNIWDEFGGTAMVVRRVVFDIPGWEKLSRSDRETAFGRHVDTGAPLGGSDEFEDVDLSKTDATGLPVIDPKSHVGIAAGLGTTMRRRAFNWDNDVTLDAESGLIFICFQNDPDHAFTPLQRKLAANDRMNTWMTHIGSAVFWIVPGTDAESYWGESLLAE, encoded by the coding sequence ATGAATGACCACCGAATTTCTCGACGAGGATTTTTTGCAGGGGTGGGCCTTGCTGGTGCCGCCACCGTGCTGGCCTCCTGCCAGGAGGACACCCACGCCCAGAGCAAGCGCACCGCCGGGCAACAGGTTGACAGCAACGAACCGATCGCCTTCGATGGCCCCTACCAAGCCGGCATCGAGACACCTCCGCAGTCCAACGCCATCCTCATCGCCTATAACCTAACCAAAAAAGACGCACCGGTTGCTGATCTGAAGAAGGACCTGCGGCGCCTGCTGAAGGTCTGGACGCAAGACGCGCGCACATTGTGTGCTGGGGGAGAGCCCCTGGCTGACCTCGAGCACGATATGAACGAGCCCGGTGCCCGTTTGACCATCACCTTCGGCCTGTCACCGGAGCTTCTCGCGGCGTTAGGCTTGGCGTCGGATTCAAAAATTCCAACGTGGGTGCCCAAGTACGTGGACGGCATCCCCTCATTTCCCACGGATCAGCTACAGAAGCAATGGGTGGGCGGGGACATCATCCTGCAGATCTGCGGCGACAACCTCACCAGTGTGTCCCACGCCGCACGGCATCTCACCCGCGCAGGCGCCCACTACTGCACACCCCATTGGACCCAACGCGGATTCCTGGACGCCCCCGACGGTCACACTCCCCGCAACCTGCTGGGATTCAAGGACGGCACGGCCCAACCGCGAAATCAGGACGACTACGACCACAACATCTGGGACGAATTCGGCGGCACGGCCATGGTGGTGCGCCGCGTGGTATTCGACATCCCCGGCTGGGAGAAACTCAGCAGGAGCGACCGCGAAACCGCCTTCGGCAGGCACGTCGACACGGGCGCGCCGCTCGGGGGTAGCGACGAGTTCGAGGACGTGGATCTATCTAAAACCGACGCCACCGGCCTGCCTGTCATCGACCCGAAGAGTCACGTGGGCATCGCAGCCGGGCTGGGCACGACCATGCGTCGGCGTGCATTTAACTGGGACAACGATGTCACACTGGATGCCGAATCAGGGCTCATATTCATCTGCTTCCAGAACGACCCGGATCACGCCTTCACCCCGCTGCAGCGCAAGCTGGCGGCCAACGACCGCATGAACACGTGGATGACGCACATCGGTTCCGCGGTGTTTTGGATAGTTCCTGGCACCGATGCCGAGTCCTACTGGGGAGAATCGCTCCTGGCAGAGTAG
- a CDS encoding copper resistance CopC family protein → MKKRSITLALSTITTAGLLGMGPAFAHDSVVSSNPSANSHVTKLPDTLELTFSGEPQDGFNTIALSRNGQVLTQGEPTSDGRVLSLPLGNDVSEEPGTYTVGYQITSSDGHATRGSFEFTLDSKDSSGSDAASETEAAKEGEISGDTTRGVPTWLLPVGGIVVIGAALIMAIARWRGLKDD, encoded by the coding sequence ATGAAGAAGCGCAGCATTACACTGGCACTCAGCACAATCACTACCGCTGGACTGTTGGGAATGGGGCCAGCGTTCGCACACGACTCCGTGGTGAGCTCCAACCCCAGCGCCAATAGCCACGTCACCAAACTGCCTGACACGCTGGAGCTGACCTTCTCCGGCGAGCCGCAGGATGGGTTCAACACCATCGCCCTGTCCAGGAACGGTCAGGTGCTCACCCAGGGTGAACCCACTAGCGATGGTCGTGTCTTGTCGCTGCCTCTCGGTAATGACGTCTCCGAGGAGCCCGGCACCTACACGGTGGGCTATCAGATCACCAGCTCGGATGGACACGCCACCCGAGGCAGCTTCGAGTTCACGCTCGACTCCAAGGATTCCAGCGGCTCCGATGCCGCATCTGAGACCGAGGCTGCCAAGGAGGGGGAGATTTCGGGGGACACCACGCGTGGCGTGCCTACCTGGTTGCTGCCTGTGGGCGGTATCGTCGTCATTGGAGCCGCGCTTATCATGGCTATTGCGCGTTGGCGCGGACTGAAAGACGACTAA
- a CDS encoding glycosyltransferase family 87 protein — MSAHALKVPTKRRRVPPRVPLAHGSTLAQIASLALWPLALIAFIHKTFVTPFNGPETDDFTTVISALYRFREGIPVYNEQYWQVDPHYLYSPGATLLLSPLAWLPEQDASRMAYIVLNAIAVVCACGLLTKLFDLPLSSPVFPGSVWLLFNTESLQNTLAFSNINGLLLFLEVVFLWGLLRRHPWLGGIALGLAITIKPQFAPLLVLPLFKKQWATFVPAVGIPLSLNLAAWPMMTSPEDFFTKLMPYLAETRDYANNSITGMAAYFGWSEGMTWFWRIFGALVVGTALFLLLQWRHTEELFWATTTTSLILIGVFLLSSLGQMYYTMLALPMFFTILLRRSVMHNPMTWLGMYFCLTLDSWKSEEFEWFGYTMENVRGTIGWALIMLSATTMIVVWTVKEKPWTKPSPSTQVHKPSRQPYPRSYQDEN; from the coding sequence ATGTCTGCCCACGCCCTTAAAGTCCCGACGAAGCGCCGTCGCGTGCCTCCACGCGTCCCGCTGGCCCACGGATCAACGCTCGCCCAGATAGCATCGCTTGCGCTCTGGCCGCTTGCCCTCATCGCCTTTATTCACAAGACGTTTGTCACGCCCTTTAACGGCCCGGAGACCGACGACTTCACCACGGTCATCAGCGCCTTGTACCGTTTCCGTGAGGGCATCCCGGTCTACAACGAGCAATATTGGCAGGTTGATCCCCACTACCTGTATTCGCCGGGGGCTACCCTGCTGCTCAGCCCATTGGCGTGGCTGCCGGAACAAGACGCCAGCCGCATGGCGTACATTGTGCTGAACGCCATAGCGGTGGTCTGTGCCTGTGGGCTTCTCACGAAACTCTTTGATCTGCCACTAAGCAGCCCTGTTTTTCCGGGTAGTGTGTGGCTTCTCTTTAACACAGAGTCCCTTCAAAATACGTTGGCGTTTTCCAATATTAACGGTTTACTGCTGTTTTTGGAGGTCGTGTTTCTCTGGGGATTACTACGCAGACACCCCTGGCTTGGCGGCATTGCACTGGGTCTCGCCATCACCATTAAACCTCAGTTTGCGCCACTGTTAGTGTTGCCACTATTCAAAAAACAATGGGCAACATTTGTTCCTGCCGTAGGAATACCGCTGTCATTGAATCTGGCAGCGTGGCCAATGATGACCTCGCCCGAGGACTTTTTCACCAAGCTCATGCCTTATCTGGCAGAAACCAGAGATTATGCCAATAATTCCATCACGGGCATGGCGGCGTACTTTGGCTGGTCCGAAGGTATGACCTGGTTCTGGCGTATTTTTGGCGCTCTGGTGGTCGGAACCGCTCTGTTCCTCTTGCTTCAATGGAGGCACACCGAAGAGCTTTTTTGGGCCACAACCACCACGTCCCTCATTTTGATCGGAGTGTTCCTCCTCAGCTCTCTGGGGCAGATGTATTACACCATGCTAGCCCTGCCCATGTTTTTCACTATTCTTTTGCGCCGCTCGGTGATGCATAATCCGATGACGTGGCTGGGCATGTATTTTTGCCTCACCTTAGATAGCTGGAAGTCCGAGGAATTTGAATGGTTCGGATACACCATGGAAAATGTGCGGGGGACTATCGGTTGGGCGCTTATCATGCTTTCGGCCACCACCATGATTGTGGTCTGGACGGTGAAAGAAAAGCCCTGGACAAAGCCTTCCCCCTCCACGCAGGTGCACAAACCCTCGCGACAGCCGTATCCTCGTTCTTACCAAGACGAGAACTAG
- the msrB gene encoding peptide-methionine (R)-S-oxide reductase MsrB, whose amino-acid sequence MSIADFDPVDFRSLSDEQWRSRLSPDEYAVLRQAGTEAPFTGEYTDTTTHGVYRCRACNAELFRSTEKFHSHCGWPSFFDPKDSDAVLTREDRSLGMVRTEVLCAQCHSHLGHVFAGEGYDTPTDLRYCINSICLTLDTEA is encoded by the coding sequence ATGTCCATCGCTGATTTTGACCCAGTTGATTTCCGATCCCTCTCCGACGAGCAGTGGCGTAGCCGCCTCTCCCCCGACGAGTACGCCGTTTTGCGCCAAGCCGGCACAGAGGCCCCCTTCACCGGCGAGTACACGGACACCACCACGCACGGAGTGTACCGTTGCCGGGCGTGCAACGCCGAACTCTTCCGCTCCACCGAGAAGTTTCATTCTCACTGTGGTTGGCCGAGCTTCTTCGACCCTAAAGACTCCGACGCCGTCCTCACCCGCGAGGACAGGTCCCTGGGCATGGTCCGCACCGAGGTGCTCTGCGCGCAGTGCCATAGCCACCTGGGACACGTCTTTGCCGGCGAGGGCTACGACACTCCGACCGACCTGCGTTACTGCATCAACAGCATTTGCCTCACCCTGGATACAGAGGCTTAA
- a CDS encoding FAD-dependent oxidoreductase — protein MNTNVGRNTPRVAVIGGGIAGLTAAYELRKQLGPDARILIVEAYDRLGGKLKTVNFSTGPVDMGAEAYLGFRQDFTALLEELGLGDALRTPSGLPSGLFVEGALVDAPKDTVMGIPASGDAVRQVLGEQAAQRIDAERTGEAMTWTPGQDTTVGQLVEARLGRAVVDQLVSPMLGGVYSCSADDLSVRATVPQVAAELDRWGEKNSPFYLVDVIDAILDKRRQAPASGPVFRSIDGGYAAVVDALIDAAKPEILYNAGVESLSRTSRGWYVEPIGEFDAAVVATPAPTAGVLVKDVAPVASDALASVELASSVVVGMRLASDHGIPQRSGVLLGEHAPTEAKAFTFSSRKWPHLNVEGGSIVRASFGTLQQPWYLEADDRALLSYAVDDLEKVTGERKQPQEFFVQRWWGGLPCYGVGHMERMGQALNDVEGVAGLALAGAAYQGVGVPATAQSGVAAARKIVQDLS, from the coding sequence GTGAACACCAACGTTGGCCGCAACACACCGCGGGTAGCTGTCATCGGCGGTGGTATCGCCGGACTTACCGCAGCGTACGAACTGCGCAAGCAATTGGGCCCGGATGCCCGCATTCTCATCGTGGAGGCCTACGACCGCCTGGGCGGCAAGCTCAAGACGGTGAACTTCAGCACCGGACCGGTTGATATGGGTGCTGAGGCCTATCTGGGATTCCGGCAGGATTTCACCGCACTGCTCGAGGAACTGGGGCTGGGCGACGCACTGCGCACCCCATCTGGTTTGCCCAGCGGCCTCTTTGTCGAAGGCGCTCTGGTGGATGCGCCCAAGGATACTGTCATGGGTATCCCGGCCTCCGGCGATGCCGTGCGGCAGGTGCTGGGAGAGCAGGCAGCTCAACGCATCGATGCGGAACGCACCGGTGAGGCCATGACGTGGACGCCTGGGCAGGATACGACCGTCGGTCAGTTGGTGGAGGCGCGGCTGGGACGTGCCGTGGTGGATCAGCTTGTCTCGCCGATGCTCGGTGGAGTGTATTCTTGCTCCGCCGATGATCTCAGCGTCCGGGCAACCGTGCCGCAAGTCGCTGCTGAGCTCGACCGATGGGGCGAGAAGAACTCCCCGTTCTACCTCGTCGATGTGATCGACGCGATCCTGGACAAGCGTCGTCAAGCACCTGCCAGCGGCCCTGTGTTCCGCAGCATTGACGGCGGATACGCGGCCGTAGTGGATGCGCTCATCGACGCGGCCAAGCCTGAAATCCTCTACAACGCGGGCGTGGAATCGCTCAGCCGAACATCGCGCGGATGGTACGTGGAACCCATCGGGGAGTTCGACGCCGCCGTCGTCGCCACGCCAGCACCCACCGCCGGCGTGCTGGTGAAGGATGTTGCTCCTGTTGCCTCCGACGCCTTGGCCTCCGTGGAGCTGGCCTCATCCGTGGTGGTCGGCATGCGTTTGGCGTCGGATCACGGCATCCCGCAGCGCTCCGGAGTGCTGCTCGGGGAGCATGCGCCTACGGAAGCGAAGGCCTTTACCTTTAGCTCCCGCAAGTGGCCGCACCTGAATGTGGAAGGTGGATCGATCGTCCGCGCCTCCTTCGGTACTCTCCAGCAGCCGTGGTACCTCGAAGCCGATGACCGTGCCCTGCTGTCCTATGCCGTGGACGATCTGGAAAAGGTCACGGGTGAGCGCAAACAGCCCCAGGAGTTCTTCGTGCAACGCTGGTGGGGCGGCTTGCCGTGCTACGGCGTGGGGCACATGGAGCGTATGGGCCAGGCCCTCAACGATGTTGAGGGCGTGGCCGGGCTCGCGTTGGCTGGTGCTGCCTATCAGGGTGTGGGCGTTCCCGCGACGGCTCAGTCCGGTGTTGCCGCAGCGCGCAAGATTGTTCAGGACCTGTCTTAA
- the hemE gene encoding uroporphyrinogen decarboxylase encodes MTEFAPFAHDLDGAAAARRAAHDAPLLAAVRGEKPSRRPVWMMRQAGRSLPEYREIRANIGMLDSCFQPGILAEITLQPVRRHDADAAILFSDIVVPLKAAGVDLDIVPGRGPVVENPVRTLDAVNALPTVEREQLSVLAEGIGGVLEGLRPDQVLIGFAGAPFTLASYLVEGGPSKNHETTKSLMYSQPEVWHALMRQLTPTIIRFLQVQIESGVDAIQLFDSWAGYLSAADYREFVQPYSQQIFDAVRPYGIPMFHFGVGTGELLADMALAGPDVVGVDWRVPLDTAAKRINDAVVAAGGVSGSKALQGNLDPAVLCASQDAVASHIRRICREADAAIDAGHARGHVFNLGHGVLPHTDPDAITRAFEEVHQL; translated from the coding sequence ATGACAGAATTCGCGCCCTTTGCCCATGATCTTGACGGGGCAGCGGCGGCCCGCCGCGCCGCTCATGACGCCCCTCTTCTGGCCGCTGTGCGGGGTGAGAAACCCTCGCGTCGGCCGGTGTGGATGATGCGACAAGCTGGGCGTTCCCTTCCTGAATACCGGGAGATTCGTGCCAACATCGGGATGTTGGACTCCTGCTTCCAGCCAGGCATTTTGGCGGAGATTACTCTGCAGCCAGTGCGCCGTCACGATGCAGATGCGGCCATCCTCTTTTCGGACATCGTGGTGCCGTTGAAGGCCGCCGGCGTGGACTTGGACATCGTTCCCGGACGCGGCCCCGTGGTGGAGAACCCGGTGCGCACACTGGACGCTGTGAACGCCCTGCCCACCGTGGAGCGGGAGCAGCTGTCTGTCCTGGCGGAGGGCATCGGAGGGGTGCTGGAGGGGCTGCGTCCCGACCAGGTGCTCATCGGTTTTGCAGGCGCGCCGTTCACCCTGGCTTCCTACCTCGTGGAGGGAGGACCCTCGAAGAACCACGAGACCACGAAGTCACTGATGTACTCGCAGCCCGAGGTGTGGCACGCCCTGATGCGCCAGCTCACGCCGACGATCATTCGCTTTCTCCAGGTCCAGATTGAATCCGGCGTGGATGCGATACAGCTGTTTGATTCCTGGGCTGGCTACCTCTCAGCCGCCGACTACCGCGAGTTCGTGCAGCCCTATTCCCAACAGATTTTCGATGCAGTGCGCCCCTATGGAATTCCGATGTTCCACTTTGGTGTGGGAACCGGTGAGCTGCTGGCGGATATGGCGCTGGCCGGCCCCGACGTTGTGGGCGTGGATTGGCGTGTGCCTCTCGATACTGCTGCGAAGCGGATCAACGACGCCGTCGTCGCAGCAGGGGGAGTGAGCGGTTCCAAGGCCCTTCAAGGAAACCTGGATCCGGCGGTGCTGTGTGCGTCACAGGATGCCGTGGCGTCCCATATCCGTCGGATCTGTAGGGAGGCCGACGCAGCCATCGACGCGGGCCATGCCCGCGGTCACGTTTTCAATCTGGGCCACGGCGTGCTGCCGCACACGGACCCGGACGCCATCACTCGAGCTTTTGAGGAGGTTCACCAACTGTGA
- a CDS encoding DUF3000 domain-containing protein, producing MSQAQVRSGISLGDIRPPRNLAPLSYAIGLEVVRNSFSDESGFVPEFSSPDEATGGDAFGRLILLHDPQSEDQWAGDTGAGSDPTSPKMRMVAYIQADMDATVASDPLLPDVAWDWLTEELDSPECEFSDLGGTVTTTASVRYGDIGGPPRAFQLEMRASWTATGTDLAAHVQAFAQVLANVAGLPPEGVSRLSFGTTTA from the coding sequence ATGTCGCAAGCGCAGGTTCGCTCCGGCATCAGCCTCGGTGACATTCGCCCCCCTCGGAATCTCGCTCCCTTGAGTTATGCAATTGGCCTGGAAGTCGTCCGCAACAGCTTCAGTGACGAATCCGGCTTCGTGCCCGAGTTTTCCTCCCCTGACGAGGCCACCGGTGGCGACGCCTTCGGCCGTCTCATCCTCCTTCACGACCCCCAGAGCGAAGACCAGTGGGCGGGAGACACCGGTGCTGGATCGGACCCCACCTCTCCCAAAATGCGCATGGTGGCTTACATCCAGGCCGATATGGATGCCACCGTGGCCTCCGATCCCCTCCTGCCCGACGTGGCGTGGGATTGGCTGACCGAAGAACTAGATTCCCCAGAATGCGAGTTCTCAGACCTGGGTGGAACCGTCACTACCACCGCCTCCGTGCGGTACGGCGACATCGGCGGTCCCCCGCGAGCATTCCAGTTGGAGATGCGTGCAAGCTGGACTGCCACTGGAACTGACCTCGCGGCCCACGTTCAGGCGTTTGCCCAGGTGCTGGCCAATGTGGCAGGACTTCCTCCCGAAGGGGTATCCCGCTTAAGCTTCGGAACCACGACGGCTTAA